In Tautonia marina, the following are encoded in one genomic region:
- a CDS encoding DUF1592 domain-containing protein, which translates to MRIPSNTEGLDRFVLSAGLLASLLASIGSAHAAGDEPLPQLATFLQRYCVECHGHEITEAHVNLEAMAAKPDFGPTFKEWEKVARVLLEGKMPPEYMPQPGTLRTETILRTITEGLDRYVEQNAGDPGPVAMRRLTSAEYAYTIRDLTGLDLNVADRFVSDAVSGEGFTNAGGAQFMQDSTLERYLEAAKIVSDHAVIGAGPLTFFRDPGQTGRELSAITRLQQLYRDHGFRAGAGEGAEPFGQDRYPAAMVVAWQYRFRDELGLGAFELPELARREGQSVRLCEHLWDILNREGMPSPLSEIINRWQSLPSPLDRNTEETRALIDEIAEDLREWQHTLAEATGDVEEAAVLSAGEVQLDREYSFLVPIQWPEKSRIARLEVSVSTVSDPPAEHGIVVWKNPRVQFRSRERRRGLPQPLRNSVTPETSQRLAFGQTPSGGSIGDNDFAIPAGATIPVDLQIPTGADSARLMVDVALLDTGNSAGVVRCRIADWDHGGAISAEVSGTSALLAVPEDPAVDEWQNGASAFARVLPSISHREPAPSDRDPIPEPFDNAYNTPERNHFHTAIKYHRDDHFFVNHIADDETRRRLDEAWADLLTSFDYYDRNLLFAIQKFSLNLDVSSISELDRKEIDRLAPEPAEFVRRLTDEFTMMQQALRDAEPGHVEDALRFAERAWRRPLTPDDRQRLRGFYSDLRSEGELDHDRAIRTLLARILVAPAFLYRVESVPSDQPGVVALSEGELANRLSYFLWSSIPDEELLQSAAEGRLKDPAELDRQARRMLRDPRARRLATEFFGQWLGFYRFDRYQGIDTDRFPEFSELLRASMYEEAISFFEHLVREDRPVDEILFADYSFLDRRLAEHYGVEVGSRSDDTFSRVDHLDRQHRGGLFGLGAVLTATSAPLRTSAVKRGDWVLRRVVGTPVPPPPADVGSIPADDVRGDGLTVRQRLEAHRSDASCINCHARIDPLGFALEQFDPLGRWRDSYRDGQPIDPSGTLADGTFVSGPDGLRAYLRRERSQFHRNFSTKLLGYALGRAELASDRPLIERMTDTLEHGGRISDLIVQIVSSEQFRNRRTDAILPPDRGEVGGE; encoded by the coding sequence ATGAGAATCCCCTCGAACACCGAGGGCCTGGATCGGTTCGTTCTCTCTGCCGGACTCTTAGCCAGCCTGCTCGCGAGCATCGGCTCGGCCCATGCGGCAGGTGACGAGCCACTCCCTCAGTTAGCGACGTTTTTGCAACGGTATTGCGTGGAATGTCACGGCCACGAGATCACCGAGGCGCATGTCAATCTCGAAGCAATGGCCGCGAAGCCAGACTTCGGTCCAACCTTCAAGGAGTGGGAAAAGGTTGCCCGTGTCCTCCTTGAGGGCAAGATGCCGCCCGAGTACATGCCGCAGCCCGGCACCTTGCGAACAGAGACCATCCTCCGAACCATCACGGAAGGCCTCGATCGTTACGTCGAGCAGAACGCCGGTGACCCCGGCCCCGTCGCGATGCGGCGCCTCACCAGTGCCGAGTACGCCTATACGATTCGCGACCTGACAGGGCTCGATCTGAATGTCGCCGACCGTTTCGTGAGCGACGCCGTCTCTGGCGAAGGGTTCACCAATGCCGGGGGAGCTCAGTTCATGCAAGACTCCACTCTGGAGCGTTACCTCGAAGCGGCCAAGATTGTTTCTGATCATGCGGTCATCGGTGCTGGGCCGCTCACCTTCTTCAGAGACCCTGGCCAGACCGGCCGTGAGCTCTCCGCCATCACTCGGCTCCAACAGCTCTACCGCGATCACGGCTTCCGTGCCGGAGCAGGGGAGGGGGCCGAGCCGTTCGGTCAGGACCGCTACCCCGCGGCGATGGTTGTCGCCTGGCAATACCGATTCCGCGACGAACTGGGCCTTGGCGCGTTCGAGTTGCCGGAGCTTGCGCGACGCGAGGGCCAGAGCGTCCGTCTTTGCGAGCACCTCTGGGACATTCTCAATCGTGAAGGAATGCCATCACCACTCTCGGAGATCATCAACCGCTGGCAATCCTTGCCGTCTCCGTTGGATCGGAACACCGAGGAGACCAGAGCGCTCATCGACGAGATCGCGGAGGACCTTCGCGAGTGGCAACACACGCTTGCTGAAGCGACCGGGGACGTGGAAGAAGCCGCCGTGCTGTCGGCTGGCGAGGTTCAACTCGATCGTGAGTACTCGTTCCTCGTCCCGATCCAGTGGCCCGAGAAATCTCGAATTGCCCGATTGGAAGTGTCGGTTTCGACCGTCAGCGACCCACCGGCCGAGCACGGGATCGTCGTCTGGAAAAACCCTCGGGTCCAGTTCCGGAGTCGCGAGCGTCGGAGAGGACTTCCCCAGCCGCTTCGGAACTCCGTCACGCCCGAGACGTCCCAACGACTCGCCTTCGGCCAGACACCGTCCGGCGGCTCGATCGGCGACAACGATTTTGCAATCCCGGCCGGGGCCACGATCCCGGTCGATCTTCAAATCCCTACGGGAGCGGACTCGGCTCGACTGATGGTCGATGTTGCCCTGCTTGACACCGGCAACTCGGCAGGGGTCGTCCGATGCCGGATCGCCGACTGGGACCACGGAGGAGCGATCTCCGCCGAGGTTTCCGGCACGTCGGCACTGCTGGCGGTCCCCGAAGATCCCGCGGTTGACGAATGGCAAAACGGTGCCTCGGCGTTCGCCCGCGTGCTCCCGAGCATCTCGCACCGCGAGCCGGCTCCGTCCGATCGCGATCCGATTCCCGAGCCGTTCGACAACGCTTACAACACTCCCGAGCGCAATCACTTTCACACAGCCATCAAATACCATCGTGATGACCATTTTTTCGTCAATCACATTGCTGACGATGAAACCCGGCGTCGGCTGGACGAGGCCTGGGCTGACCTGCTCACCTCGTTTGATTACTACGACCGGAACCTTCTCTTTGCAATCCAGAAGTTTTCACTTAATCTTGATGTCTCCTCCATCAGTGAACTTGATCGGAAGGAGATCGACCGCTTGGCCCCCGAGCCCGCCGAGTTCGTCCGTCGCCTTACTGACGAATTCACCATGATGCAGCAGGCCCTCCGCGATGCCGAACCGGGCCATGTTGAGGACGCTCTGCGATTCGCCGAACGTGCCTGGCGGCGTCCCCTCACCCCGGACGATCGGCAACGCCTGCGAGGCTTCTACTCCGATCTGCGCTCGGAGGGAGAACTCGATCACGATCGGGCCATCCGCACTCTGCTGGCACGAATTCTCGTCGCACCGGCATTCCTGTACCGGGTCGAGTCCGTGCCTTCCGATCAGCCAGGCGTCGTCGCGCTCTCCGAGGGGGAGCTGGCCAATCGGCTCAGTTATTTTCTCTGGTCCTCGATCCCGGACGAGGAGCTTCTGCAATCGGCGGCCGAGGGCCGGTTGAAGGACCCGGCCGAACTGGATCGACAGGCCCGCCGCATGCTCCGCGACCCCAGGGCTCGCCGACTCGCGACCGAATTCTTCGGTCAATGGCTTGGCTTCTATCGGTTCGACCGCTATCAAGGGATCGACACTGACCGTTTCCCCGAATTCAGCGAGCTGCTCCGGGCCTCGATGTATGAGGAGGCCATCTCCTTCTTCGAGCATCTCGTTCGTGAGGACCGGCCGGTTGATGAGATCCTGTTCGCGGATTACTCGTTCCTCGACCGTCGGCTCGCCGAACACTACGGAGTCGAAGTCGGATCACGTTCGGACGACACCTTCTCCCGCGTCGATCACCTGGATCGCCAGCATCGAGGAGGCCTGTTCGGCCTCGGGGCCGTGCTGACGGCGACCTCCGCACCCTTAAGGACCAGCGCCGTCAAGCGGGGCGATTGGGTCCTGAGACGCGTGGTGGGCACGCCGGTCCCCCCGCCTCCCGCCGACGTCGGCTCGATCCCGGCCGACGACGTTCGAGGCGACGGCCTGACCGTCCGGCAGCGTCTGGAGGCCCACCGTTCCGACGCCTCCTGCATCAACTGCCATGCTCGGATCGATCCGCTTGGCTTCGCCCTGGAGCAGTTTGACCCGCTGGGGCGCTGGCGCGACTCGTATCGAGACGGCCAGCCCATCGACCCCTCCGGCACGCTGGCCGACGGCACATTCGTCTCTGGACCGGACGGACTGCGGGCCTACCTTCGTCGCGAACGTTCCCAGTTCCATCGGAACTTCAGCACCAAGCTCCTGGGCTATGCGCTCGGACGAGCCGAGCTGGCCTCCGATCGCCCGCTGATCGAACGCATGACAGACACCCTCGAACACGGCGGCCGTATCTCCGATCTGATCGTCCAGATCGTCTCCAGCGAGCAGTTCCGCAATCGTCGCACCGACGCGATCCTTCCCCCCGATCGGGGGGAGGTAGGAGGGGAATGA
- a CDS encoding DUF1552 domain-containing protein → MSRRGFLRGSGGLALTLPWLDSLPVRAEDTGKRAPATGQSRPPVRFACIYFSNGVEPEHWWAKGRGAAMEIGPGLEPMRPFREDMVFLRGLFNEQAVRHASAHLGRMPNLLSGAWVSTDQGEIRVGQTMDQVLARQIGGRTVVPSLVLGIEPTELRLEDGLSMIYGSSISWASDTKPATKEIYPSRVYDLLVGDPEGRRLDRSILDHVLADAHDLKGRVGLDDRRKLDEYLESIRDVERRIDHASKDGRLEGWRPTLETPDLPRPADHLPQDIPDHMRLMMDLIVLAFQMDKTRIVTCMLNNDLSQMNFGFLEGVTGSLHLDLTHNGREPELEAMYLKTNQFHVAQFAYLLDRLKQIPEGDGTMLDHSLLMCCSNLFDGDRHQADEMPILLAGRAGGGLSTGRVLDYLDRDDSDRRACSLYLSLMDRMGVSLTRFGDADRPLADL, encoded by the coding sequence ATGAGTCGAAGAGGCTTCCTCCGCGGCAGCGGCGGCCTGGCCCTGACCTTGCCCTGGCTGGATTCGCTGCCGGTCCGAGCCGAGGACACCGGCAAGCGCGCCCCCGCGACCGGCCAGTCCCGGCCTCCTGTCCGGTTCGCCTGCATCTATTTCTCCAACGGTGTCGAGCCAGAGCACTGGTGGGCCAAGGGCCGCGGCGCGGCGATGGAGATCGGTCCCGGCCTGGAACCGATGCGCCCCTTCCGGGAGGACATGGTCTTTCTTCGCGGTCTGTTTAACGAGCAGGCCGTCCGGCACGCAAGCGCCCACCTCGGTCGGATGCCGAACCTGCTGTCAGGAGCCTGGGTCAGCACCGATCAGGGAGAGATCCGCGTCGGCCAGACGATGGACCAGGTCCTCGCCCGACAGATCGGCGGACGGACCGTAGTCCCAAGCCTCGTCCTCGGTATCGAGCCGACGGAGCTCCGGCTCGAGGACGGCCTCTCGATGATCTACGGCTCAAGCATCTCCTGGGCCAGCGACACGAAGCCGGCGACGAAGGAGATCTATCCTTCACGGGTCTATGACCTGCTCGTGGGAGACCCCGAGGGCCGACGCCTCGATCGCTCCATTCTTGATCATGTGCTGGCCGATGCCCACGACCTGAAAGGCCGAGTCGGCCTCGACGACCGCCGGAAGCTGGACGAGTATCTGGAATCGATTCGAGACGTCGAGCGCCGCATCGATCACGCCTCGAAGGACGGTCGGCTGGAGGGCTGGCGACCGACGCTTGAAACTCCCGATCTACCACGCCCCGCAGATCACTTGCCGCAGGACATTCCCGACCACATGCGGCTGATGATGGACCTCATCGTCCTGGCCTTCCAGATGGACAAAACCCGCATCGTCACCTGCATGCTCAACAACGACCTCTCGCAGATGAACTTCGGTTTCCTCGAAGGCGTGACCGGCAGCCTCCACCTCGACCTCACCCACAACGGACGCGAGCCGGAATTGGAAGCGATGTACCTGAAGACGAACCAGTTCCATGTCGCTCAATTCGCCTATCTGCTCGATCGGCTGAAGCAGATTCCCGAAGGCGACGGCACGATGCTCGATCACTCGCTGCTCATGTGTTGCTCGAACCTCTTTGACGGTGATCGGCACCAGGCCGACGAGATGCCGATCCTCCTGGCAGGCAGGGCGGGCGGGGGATTGTCGACCGGGCGCGTCCTTGACTACCTCGACCGCGACGACAGCGACCGCCGCGCATGTAGCCTCTACCTGTCTCTGATGGACCGGATGGGTGTCTCCTTGACCCGGTTCGGCGACGCCGATCGACCCCTTGCGGACCTCTGA